A stretch of the Halorussus salinus genome encodes the following:
- a CDS encoding DNA topoisomerase IV subunit A codes for MSADNEAEAQEKLIDLAAEFYDQFERGDIPEMSVPTRTKSNIVFDEDENVWVYGDRESTRSANSVRGARKLLKAIYTIDFLSEQLQEDRSSTLRELYYLSESWDVNEAQFSSQDESNQLVEDLEIVSEVTREDFHMRPEESGATIMGPLHLREQTRRGEREIHCQEDVGEGGYQIPNNPDTIEFLDHDADFVLCVETGGMRDRLVENGFDEQYNTIIVHLKGQPARATRRITKRLHDELDLPVGVFADGDPWSYRIFSSVAYGSIKSAHLSEYLATPEAQYIGIQPEDIVEYDLPTDPLSDSDINALESELEDPRFQTDYWEEQIEIQLDIEKKSEQQSLASHGLDFVTETYLPERLDAMGIL; via the coding sequence ATGAGCGCAGACAACGAAGCCGAAGCCCAAGAGAAACTCATCGACCTCGCCGCGGAGTTCTACGACCAGTTCGAGCGGGGCGACATCCCCGAGATGTCGGTCCCGACCCGGACCAAGAGCAACATCGTCTTCGACGAGGACGAGAACGTCTGGGTGTACGGCGACCGCGAGAGCACCCGGAGCGCCAACAGCGTCAGGGGCGCTCGTAAACTGCTGAAGGCGATATACACTATCGACTTCCTCTCCGAGCAGTTGCAGGAAGACCGGTCGTCCACCCTCCGTGAACTCTACTACCTCAGCGAGAGCTGGGACGTGAACGAAGCGCAGTTCTCCTCACAGGACGAGTCGAACCAGTTGGTCGAGGACCTCGAAATCGTCTCGGAGGTCACCCGCGAGGACTTCCACATGCGCCCCGAGGAGTCCGGCGCGACCATCATGGGACCGCTCCACCTCCGCGAGCAGACCCGTCGCGGGGAACGCGAGATTCACTGTCAGGAGGACGTTGGCGAGGGCGGCTACCAGATTCCGAACAACCCCGACACCATCGAGTTTCTGGACCACGACGCCGACTTCGTCCTCTGTGTGGAGACCGGTGGCATGCGCGACCGACTGGTCGAGAACGGCTTCGATGAGCAGTACAACACCATCATCGTCCACCTCAAGGGCCAACCGGCCCGCGCCACCCGGCGCATCACCAAGCGCCTCCACGACGAACTCGACCTACCGGTCGGGGTGTTCGCCGACGGCGACCCGTGGTCGTATCGCATCTTCAGTTCGGTGGCGTACGGGTCCATCAAGTCGGCCCACCTCAGCGAGTACCTCGCCACGCCGGAAGCCCAGTACATCGGCATCCAGCCCGAAGACATCGTGGAGTACGACCTGCCGACCGACCCCCTGAGCGACTCGGACATCAACGCCCTCGAATCCGAACTGGAGGACCCGCGCTTCCAGACCGACTACTGGGAGGAGCAGATAGAGATTCAGTTAGACATCGAGAAGAAGTCCGAACAGCAGTCGCTGGCGTCTCACGGGCTGGATTTCGTCACGGAGACTTACCTGCCCGAGCGGCTCGACGCGATGGGCATTCTGTAG
- a CDS encoding zinc ribbon domain-containing protein has protein sequence MSSPSTPNFCSQCGSSLSPGDAFCSQCGTAVRDDHRNRGRVDDRASGTERAARFATETAKEFVSETHSSSGGPAVSNPDLRQRVERYAVEGWDVKRDDGDRVVMVDRTLGSPWIHALLLLATTPAGNLLYAWYSYSPGAERVELHADGTEHRSGERPSGWTLKSAVGVAAGLTLGFSLALVALLLLLVTSSLVPTLIAGACLLAALASIPLSTQLAPGFESPTTFGRRRTTDERVVEEPTRPCSACARPVGTGVRRSFAEKRYVAGIPVETCNEGENTYCRACANGDPFVRERIGDEERSNERREKNREFV, from the coding sequence GTGAGTTCTCCCAGTACGCCCAACTTCTGCTCGCAGTGCGGGTCGTCGCTGTCGCCCGGCGACGCCTTCTGCTCGCAGTGTGGGACCGCCGTGCGCGACGACCACCGGAACCGCGGGAGAGTGGACGACCGAGCGTCCGGCACCGAACGCGCCGCGCGATTTGCGACCGAGACGGCCAAGGAGTTCGTCTCGGAGACGCACTCGTCGTCGGGCGGCCCGGCCGTCTCCAACCCCGACCTCCGCCAGCGTGTCGAACGCTACGCGGTCGAGGGCTGGGACGTGAAACGCGACGACGGCGACCGAGTGGTGATGGTAGATCGCACGCTCGGGTCGCCGTGGATTCACGCGCTCCTGTTGCTGGCGACCACTCCGGCCGGGAACCTGCTGTACGCGTGGTACAGCTACTCGCCCGGTGCCGAGCGCGTCGAGTTGCACGCCGACGGGACTGAACACCGCTCGGGCGAGCGGCCGTCGGGATGGACGCTCAAGTCGGCGGTCGGCGTAGCCGCGGGGCTGACGCTCGGGTTCTCGCTCGCGCTGGTCGCACTGCTCTTGTTGTTGGTCACGTCGTCGCTCGTCCCGACGCTCATCGCTGGCGCGTGTCTCCTCGCGGCGCTCGCGTCGATTCCGCTCAGTACGCAACTCGCGCCGGGGTTCGAGTCGCCGACGACGTTCGGCCGCCGTCGTACGACCGACGAGCGCGTCGTCGAGGAGCCGACCCGTCCCTGCTCGGCCTGCGCCCGCCCGGTCGGAACCGGGGTCCGACGCAGCTTCGCCGAGAAGCGATACGTCGCCGGAATCCCGGTCGAGACGTGCAACGAGGGCGAAAACACCTACTGTCGTGCCTGTGCGAACGGCGACCCGTTCGTCCGCGAGCGCATCGGTGACGAGGAGAGAAGCAACGAACGCCGGGAGAAAAACCGGGAGTTCGTCTGA
- a CDS encoding TOBE domain-containing protein, whose amino-acid sequence MALSARNRLAGTVTSLDTEGLMAEVVVETDDGTEVTSIITSNSADRLGLEEGANVNAVVKATDVMIERE is encoded by the coding sequence ATGGCACTCAGCGCACGCAACCGACTCGCGGGAACCGTGACATCGCTCGACACCGAGGGCCTGATGGCGGAAGTCGTCGTGGAGACCGACGACGGAACCGAGGTCACGTCGATTATCACCAGCAACTCCGCGGACCGACTCGGCTTGGAGGAGGGCGCGAACGTGAACGCGGTCGTCAAAGCGACCGACGTGATGATAGAGCGCGAGTAG